A region of the Littorina saxatilis isolate snail1 linkage group LG12, US_GU_Lsax_2.0, whole genome shotgun sequence genome:
gacgtcatatccggcttttcgtgaaagttgaggcggcactgtcacgccctcatttttcaaccaaattggttcaaattttggtcaagtaatcttcgacgaagcccggggttcggtattgcatttcagcttggtggcttaaaaattaattaatgactttggtcattaaaaatctgaaaattgtaaaaaaaaaataaaaatttataaaacgatccaaatttacgttcatcttattctccatcatttgctgattccaaaaacatataaatatgttatattcggattaaaaacaagctctgaaaattaaatatataaaaattattatcaaaattatttttcgaaatcaatttaaaaacactttcatcttattccttgtcggttcctgattccaaaaatatatagatatgatatgtttggattaaaaacacgctcagaaagttaaaacgaagagaggtacagaaaagcgtgctatccttctcagcgcaacgaataccccgctcttcttgtcaattccacgggcactgcctttgccatgagcggtggagtgacgatgctacgagtatacggtcttgctgcgttgcgttgcgttcagtttcattctgtgagttcgacagctacttgactaaatattgtattttcgccttacgcgacttgtttgtattgtGGTAGGTAGAATATGCTTTTTAGTAACAAAATATGTCAATTGACACAAAAAATTAAAGTAAACTCAAACCGATAACGACATCCTGTGTTGAAATAATTACAAAAATCAGCGAATCTTGTTGTTCAAACAACCATAATGACAAAAGAAAATATGACAGCACTCTGATTTTCTTGCAGCAGGATATTTGATATCTTACcttcaaaataaacacaagaaaactgtAGGTCAACGTGCTTTTTTTCGAGTGGCAGCATCTTttatacccctaccccctactttttggaataaaaatcaTAGGTATTATAAGGAATATGCGAGTGCTCTAATATTTTCTGGGCAAGATATAGACACTATTCACATTCATTTAATGTAAAAAAGAATAGGGTTAccattttagttttttgttgttgttgctttcagGCCCTTATTTTAGCAATTTTGTGCGAATTTTGGGCAAAACGGTGGttacatgaaaaatgcatggtgTTCAGCAGTCTTTAGGGAATGAGTATTTCTTTTTTGATTGTGGTACAGAGAATGCTTTTACTACTGTAAAACCTTTAGTAATCAGATGTGTCaataaacaaaaatcaaaggtAGACTCAGATGCCGCGTAACCCTTTAAAATGGTGGATTTGAAATGCTTCTTGTCAGCTCTAAAGAATTTCCTGGTTACAGCGAGTTCTTTGTAGCGAAGGAAAAGTAACAAAACTTCTACAAGCTCTGTGTCCACGTGTACATAATATTCATAAGAGAGGAGTTGAGTTTGGGAACACGTTGATGCAAAAAGTTCAGAATCCTTTCTGGagagatgttttcaaacatGGGGAGCATTTTGCATTCACATGTGTCACCATCTCCTTGAGTGATTTTGCTTCAGAGCGTCTGTATTATAATGTAAATatttgcatagataaaaaggttgtttttaacaggaattggatggacaacggcattattacagtcggtcacttgatgagagccgatgggtttttgtcatataacgattttaaattgaaacatccaaatttacaactgaattttgtgttttttgagGGCGTTATACGTTCAGTTAAGAACTACCATAAAAGATTAAAGTTGGATGCAGATTTAAACAATGTTGTTCATATTGGTGAAGATGTATGGAAAAGAATGTCTAAATGTGGAGTAAAACATATTTACACCCACCTTGTGAAAAATGATGTTAATCTACAGTGCATAGAAAAATGGTCTAACTTATTGAATGTTGATGTAAATGTTAGAAAGGTGTTTTTGACAATAACACAAACTACATAGGACACATAATTATTTGAGATTTTTCCAATACAGATTATTACATAGAATGTTTCCCACTCAACGCCTATTATTTTTAATGAATATTTCAAATACACCTATGTTGTTTTTgtacacaggaagaggaaaccGTAGAACATTTGTTTTTGGAGTGCACAAAAGTTCAGCTTTTTTTGGTCTGACTTCACAGAATGGTTATGCCTaaatttcacacattgcagtaatttgaatttgtcaaaagagcttgtcattttagggtatttagacaactttcatacggatgctgtttttgatttgcttattctccttgccaaacaaagtatatttggagccaaattaaataagacagtctcaacactaaatgtttttgtgaaaattgttaaacaaaggtttttgatcgaaaagtataatactagtgtaaataattattatggtaaatttgCAAAGGATtggtgtttatatagacacttttGTTATTGATGCCATAGGATAATTGTAtttatgaacatttttgaatgtgataccccCTGACTCATTTATCCATAACATGTTATACAGTACTTGTATGGCGATAATTAAACCCTatgtatacttggaggctaaagtgtgaccaccgtccccacctaccctcccccaacctcagtcccccccccccccccaccttccatGTCCCATGTCTTTTCAacaacccaccctactgtctatgtctgtgttttgtctaggtatgtgcgtgtgtatgcgctaAGACAGCCATACCTTATGTTGATAAACTCTGTgtatgctgtatgttatgttgtGTTTATGAGTATATAAAAGAAATACAATTTTAAAAcgaaacacaaaaaaaaagaaaaaaaaagtttagtctgaatcgctctacacgcacacacacacacagacacacacacgcacgcacgcacatacaccacgaccctcgtctcgattcccccctctacgttaaaacatttagtcaaaacttgacaaaatgtaaaaacgacaATAATAAGTCTCTGGTATGTAAACTGGCAATGTTGTATACATATGCATGGAGTTGGCCAGTTTACATAAACACTCCTAATAATTCAATACTTTAACTAAATCGGTCATACAACATCAAGAAATATTTACCTCACTTCGGCAAGTCATTCACTCTATTTAACTTCCATCCGTCCTCTGTGACAATTCAGGTAAAAGTGACCGGGACAGCTCACCCGTCCACCAGTTGGGGTGGATTCACAAAAACTTCACGTGCAACGTGACTAAACAAAAATCCGTGggtgtttaggctgtcaaccctagcaTCCATAGGTGCTTGCACTTGACTTTTTATTATACCTAATTAATCAAAATCATGTTcgtaacagacagacacagacagacagacagaaagacagagacagagagacagaatgagTTTGTCATATTGAAGGTGAATTTGTCGTCGGGTTGTATTTGAGTTCAGGTTAATGGGTTCTCACTGAAAGGTGATGCAGATAATGCAGCATACGCATGGAACATCAGCCAAATAATGTTTGCAGAAGATAATGTTGATAATGCACCCACACACCTTTCTGTTGCAGGCGGTGTGTCAGAGCCTGGTTGCAGACACTACAGCGAAGGCCGTACAGTTGTGCTGTTGCTCTGACCAATTGTCCCAGCCTGCATCGTACTGGGACGTTACAGACGACGTTTTATCACAGCTGAGCACCTGGTGGCAACACAGAATGCCCTGTACTCCGGACACTCAGCTCACTGATGAACAGTATCTGGACATCGTGGCAAGGTGAGGAAGGAGAGAGTCACTGATACGTTTTGTCAACCTGATGCAGTAGTTTCTTTAAGCTTTACTTTCTAATCAGTCATTTACATAATTATAAATGTGTTCTGCTTCATTACAGGTTTGTTGGACCGGCCACCACGGTGTCTGTGCCCTGCTACAACGGTGTCCGTGTGGAGGTACGGACTGCAGGACAGGCAGTGGCAGAACTAGGGCGGAGGCTGGCCCGTCTGGTTCTGACCCTGCAACAGCTGGACCTAATGAATAGAGACCCTCCACGGGTCTGCATCACGGGGCCGCCAGGAACAGGTAGCTACcattgatttttgttgttgttgagtatGTTGTTTACTTGTTTGGTGACACACTGTTTGTGTCGTTGGCTGTCATTTGCTAGAAATGTGCATATTGAAATCAACCATCTGCAGTATTGTAAAGAGAGTTGGCGGGTGCGTACGGCGATGCCTGCAAACTTCACAATACTCGGTAATAATTATGATGTCTATCATGAAGCGTTGATTTTTGTCACCAGGCTAttctgttctctctcttttatgAGCAGAAATTCCTCCATTTTGAATTGGTCTGTgtacgacgggcgctgtggcgtggtggtaagacgtcggcctccaaagcggaaggtcgagggttcgaatcccggccgcggccgcctggtgggttaagtgtggagatttttccgatctcccaggtcaacttatgtgcagacctgcttgtagtggcttatcccccttcgtgtgtaaacgcaagcacaagaccaagtgcgcacgtaaaagatcctgtaatccatgtcagagttcggtgggttatagaaacacgaaaatatccagcatgcttcctccgaaagcggcgtatggctgcctaaatggcggggtaaaaacggtcatacacgtaaaattccactcgtgcaaaaacacgagtgtacgtgggagtttcagcccacgaacgcagaagaagaagaagaagaagaagaattggtCTGTAAACTTCATGCTTCTTTTGTGAAAAACATTTTACTCTGGCAATATGTCTTGATTCGCCTAGCCGTGTCCGGTGTTGCTGGCAACGCTAAGTTTAGCTCTGTGGTCTTATACTTTAACTACGATTTTTGCCCTGGAGATGGCTGTTCGGCTTTAAGTACTACATGTATTAAGCACTTCCTTGAAGCAATGTtgcatttaaacaaaaacaccagtgtCATTTATCTGTGAACAGGAAAGACGGTGGTTCTGGTACAACAGGCATTGAGGTGGCTGCTACAAGGTAACGACGTACAAGTAATCTCTACACGATTCAGTTCACGGGCGGTCAACGCAATAATCACTGACCATATACAATGGTCTCTGAGACCCTCCACGGGTCTGCATCAGACAGCTTCCCAAAAACCAGGCACCATGACTTATCATCAATTTGATTTCTACAAAGGGGAGGCAGATACTGACACTGCCATCAAGAAACTCGAAGCTTGTGAAAAGGATGGCAAGCTCTTCGTTTTGATTGATGAAGCACATTTTATTGCAAGGTTTGTACTaatacaaaatgtgtgtgtgtgtgtttgtgtgtgtgtttgtgtgtgtgtgtgcgtgtgtgtgtttgtgtgtgtgtgtgtgtgtgtgtgtgtgtgtgtgtgaggcagGGGTTAAGTGAATGGGTGTGTGGGTTGGAGAAAGAAGGTGAGAGTTTGTGCGTTTGCACATGCGTGCGTGAATgcgcgtatgtgtatgtgccgttgtgtgatggtgtgtttgtgtgtgtgtgttcgtttgcaCATATGTGTGCGTGATTGCGGGTGTGTATGTGccgttgtgtgtgcgtgtgtgtgtgtgcgcgcgctcgtgtgtgtgtgtgtgtgcgcgtgcgtgcgtgcgtacgcgcgtACCCACATTTGCGGGTGCACGTTTTATTCAGTCTATAGGCCGTGTGTATGGGTTTGTCAACCCCCTCAGCACTACTCGGATTTGAATCAGTCTTAAGAAACAGCAAATAGCATATGCCTCACAAGATATCTCTCTTCTTTCTGGCAGGGATGATGCAGGCAAACGACACACAAAGCTGATCAGCGAACTGACTCAAAGCGTTCCAGAACTCCACCTGTGGGCGGCATGCGTTCAGCACATCGACATACCAAAGGAACTGCAGCATGAAGAGTTTACCGTCCCTCTCCGCTGCGCACCAGTAATCCAAAGAGTGATAACACCAGTAGTTAAGATGGTTTCCAAGCAAGTGCGGGAGTACACCGACTGCGGCGTACCTGCCCCTGGGGACGGACTGCGTGTGGTAGAGCTGAGTCACCATGGCAACGATCACACTGGACAGTGGCCGGCGGAGTGTAACAAGTGTGGGAAGGAGGTGGCCGCCGAGCTGCGCCGACTTGACGTGGGCAGGGCCGGTGAGTTTGATAGTtttcgatgatgatgataataatgatgatgatgatgatgatgattctttctttctttctttatttggtttttaacgtcgttttcaatgatgatgatgagatcGATGATGATGagattgatgatgatgagatagttttcgacgatgatgatgatgatgatgatgatgatgatgatgatgattatgatgacgTGGGCAGGGCTGGTGAGTTTGATAGTtttagatgatgatgatgctgatactgctgctgctgctgctgctgctgctgatgatgatagaggaggaagaagattgattgggtgttgttttttcatgtccctttAACTCATTTGGGACCATGCAAATGTGTTTCCTTTCTTATGAAGAGGAGGACGATTAGGAGGTGGATTGGCTGGTTGTTTGTTCAGTGTGACGATGAACCTCTCACGGGGCTAAGTCGGGAGACTATCAAAGActtatttgtatttatttcgTTTTCCCTCCAGGGGGCACCCTCACCAACAGTCCCGCCGCTCTAAGCTACCGAGACGTCTTCATCTTGACGAGGAGCTCAGAACTGCACGATGACGCCAAGGATGACGCAGGCAACGTAACGTCACCAGCGAGCGGCGTAGTGCGAGGCCTTCGTGACGCAGGCGTACCGGTGTGTGTACTGGCGCAGCAAGACGCCCAACAAAACAAGGCACAACGGAAGAAAGACGTGGAGAGCGTTGCGCTAGCGAAAGAAGATGAGGTCACCGTAACACACTACGGGGACGTGCAAGGACTGGAGAGGCGTGTCGTGGTGGTGCTGCAAGGCAAGACGAATGTTGCCGACAAACATCGCCGTAAGAATGACATTGAGGTGGTGGACATACTCGATGCCGTTTCACGCTGTACCACACAGCTCATCGTGGTGAAAAAGGAGGAAAAGATGTGTGTCGTGCTCTAACACAGAATCTGAGGGATGTCTCTTATGGGGTAAATCTTCGACAAATATTGTCACACATCTCAGTCAAATGTTTCATACCTACACCACAAAACATTTCTGTTGAGAGAATAAAATCTCCTATGTCTATGTCTACATCTTCGTGATCGTCGTCGTCACTGCATGTAAACCCCAGGACATGTCCTCCAGACATACTCAACCTTTACGAGCTCGAGAAACGAGTTTTGGCCGGAGATGGTCGACCTGACGGTCCCCAGCAGCAAACTGCAGACTTGGTCTCATCAACAACGTTGACAGTTTTGCATGGCGACGAGAACGCAGAATAGGATTTCAACGTCACTGACATTACAGAGCACAGCTTTCGTTATCAATTATCGCGCGCTCTGGgcggtttaaaaaaataaaaaaatctttttttctggTATTACCTAAAACCACAGCAATGCGGCTGCAGTGCCCTAGAAAAGACGTAAGCCTGCCTCCAATAAGgatggacccaaaaagcaacaactattaaactaactaactaactccaATAAGGAAGATTTAGTGTTCAAATCCCTgctgcgcctggtgggttaagtagtagtagtagtatgtaGGGGCGGCTATATTTGTTAGCCGAAGGCCGCGAGGCCTTATTGGTGCCCCTTCTTTGTCAGATACTTTGCATGCCTAAATCCCTATTCTTtcaatgctttcaatcaaagtcGTAAAAAAGGTTAAGAAATTTTGGAGAATTGTCCAAGAAGTTTTTGAAGGCGTCTACTGTGGGTGCGAATTTTATGTTAGTGGGTAGTGCATTCCAATTGTTAGCAACTCTATGAGAAAACGAAAACTTGCGCTTGTTAGTCTTACAGTGTTGAACAAGGATTTTTCCCTGGCTGTTTCTggtgttgtctgtctgcttgaatGTGAATATTTTGTGCATGTCAATATCATCCACCCCATTTATAATTCTATATGTTTGTATTAGGTCACCCCTTGTCCTCCTTCCCTTCAGAGAGTGGAGGTCTAAGTATTTGAGTCTGTCCGCGTAAGACTTATCACGGCACTCCTTTAGAATTTTAGTTGCTCGACGCTGCACCCTCTCAATTGTCTGAGACTGTCTCTTGAGAAATGGGCTCCACACCACATTTGCATATTCCACCAGTGGTCTCACAAAGGCTTTGTATTGCTTTAAGAAGGTGTCCTTGTCAAGAAATGAGAACATTCGTTTAATAATGCCAATCCTCTGATTGGCTTTTGACACAACTCctcgaatatatatatatgcgggTCGAATGACAAATTGCTGTCGAAAACAACACCGATGTCCTTTTCCTCATcacattcatttattttttcaatagCATCATTGACAGTCATCACGTAGTCATATTTGGGATTCTTTTTACCAGAATGCAGAACATTGCACtttgaaacattaaaaaataatttccatTTATTTGTCCAATCCTGAAGTAAGTGTATGTCTTTTTGCATGACTGAACTGTTTGTTGCTTTATTGTACAGCTTTGTATCATCCGCAAATATCTTCACTATACCACTAACCACATCTGGCAAATCATTTATaaacaccagggccggacccaggggggggttccaggggttccggaaccccacccctagaaaaagcatgtaccttgctttgagtggtttttttttaaaagtttttttaaataaattttgtgtgtgtctgctctaacaaattttattcaatgtgaaatccgatgagaaaaaggtacccccccccccccccccccccaccaactcacactgacaggccttaaccctcaaaacaaggcccagaatgcaccagattgcacagattttaaccgtttttcaaaaattttccgggggagcatgcccccggacccccctagttcgcgcgcctgctttgcaggcgcgcgcttgtggcttcgccacttcgctgatttgccccccaaaaaaggaggaccccccccccgccttacaactcatttggtccggccctgaacacTGTAAATAGACCCGGCCCCAAAAGGGTGGATGTTTTTCTGATCTAGGctaccaggtcaacttatgtgcagatctgctagggccttatctcccttcatgtgtacacgcaagcacgagactatggaaagccgtttggctcataacctatacgcgcgtaataaataattcatacgcgcgtaataaataattcatacgcgcgtaagaaatgattcatacgcgcgtactaaataattaatacgcgcgtaatgattgattcatacacgtgtaataaataattcatacacgtgtaagaaatgattaaatacacgtgtaataaatatttcatgcgcgtgtaagaaatgattaaatacacgtgtaatacatatttcatgcacgtgtaagaaatgattaaatacacgtgcaggaaatagtttatacgcgtgtaagaaatgattaaatacacgtgtaatacatatttcatgcacgtgtaagaaatgattaaatacacgtgtaataaatatttcatgcacgtgtaagaaatgattaaatacacgtgtaggaaaagatttaaatacacgtgtattttaaTCATTAGATACACCTGTAATAAattaaaacttgaatcggaaaatatacgacttgcaaagcaacaactctcgtctattctacttccggttcgcgCGCGATTGATCTCTCAAAATGGCGACGCCGCTAGAGGGGATTTTTTTGGATCAGACCCGCCGAAAGGTGAACCATTGCATCAATTTGTTGCAAACCTTCTAAAGTGACATTGACGTTTGCCGCTtccgccatcttgagctgtaagcgtgcaaagcgaggcgatgaagacgcatagagtgtttttcatgtggattcccagtccgagttttttaagtcgcttaaccacgtgactcctgcatttttaacgcttgtatgaaatatttattacacgcgtatttattcatttcttacacgtgtatgaaaaatgtattacacgtgtatttaatcatgtcttacacgtgtaagaaatgattaaatacacgtgtaaaacattgttcatacacgtgtaagaaatgattaaatacgcgcgtaataaataattcatacgcgcgtaagaaatgattcatacgcgcgtactaaataattaatacgcgcgtaatgattgattcatacacgtgtaataaataattcatacacgtgtaagaaatgattaaatacacgtgtaataaataattacacgtgtatttaaacatttcttacacgcgcatgaaatgttaattacacgtgtacactacattgggtgtgcacgttaaagatcccacgattgacaaaagggtctttcctggcaaaattgcttaggcacagttaataattgtctacctatacccgtgtgacttggaataataggccgtgaaaggtaaatatgcgccgaaatggctgcaatctactggccgtataaaatttcatctcacacggcatcactgcagagcgcctagaactgtacccacggaatatgcgcgatataagactcattgattgattgattgatatttaatcatttcttacacgatcgagtatgaaatatttattacacgtgtatttaatcattatgctattccatagcataagaaacaagtcgcgtaaaggcgaaaatacaacatttagtcaagtagcggtcgaactcacagaatgaaactgaacgcaatgcaatttttcagcaagaccgtatgtactcgtagcatcgtcagtccaccgctcatgctcatggcaaaggcagtgaaattgacaagaagagcggtttagtagttgcgctgagaaggatagcacgcttttctgtacctctcttcgttttaactttctgagcgtgtttttaatccaaacatatcatatctatatgtttttggaatcaggaaccgacaaggaataagatgaaagtgtttttaaattgatttcgaaaatttaattttgataataatttttatatttttaattttcagagcttgtttttaatccaaatataacatatttatatgtttttggaatcagaaaatgatggagaataagataaacgtaaatttggatcgttttataatttttattttttttacaattttcagatttttaatgaccaaagtcattaattaatttttaagccaccacgctgaaatgcaataccgaagtccggccttcgtcgaagattgctttacaaaaatgtcaatcaatttgattgaaaaatgagagcgtgacagtgccgcctcaactttccctaaaagccggatatgacgtcatcaaagacatcgaaaaaaagaaaaaaaaaacgttcggggagatcaatcccaggaactctcatgtaaaacttcataaagatcggtccagtagtttggtttgaatcgctctacacgcacgcacgcacgcacacacacacatacacacacacacacacacacacacacacacacacacacacacacacacacatacaccacgaccctcgtttcgattccccctctatgttaaaacatttagtcaaaacttgactaaatgtaaaaagataaattacacgtgcaataagaaataaatacacgtgtattaatcatttattacgcgtgtatttatgttttattacacgtgtaatggttatgagccaaacggctttccatacaagACCATGTACGCACGAACAGATCCATGTCATATtctgtgggttatagaaacatgaaaatacccagcaggAAAACTGGCAGAATAGTCGACAagacgattgcggccgctaaaCGAATGAACATTACAGATACCCCAGATTCTCTGTGGAAGTAATTGACTGCAAAAGATCAACTTCCTGTTGCGTCGTTGCAGATCAACCAGCGGAAGAAGACAATATGCTGCAATAATAAAAACCCACAGGGAGAGAGGCACAAGGACTTTAACGACCATGGTGTACAGAAGGAAGTATAGCTTTAAATTTGaattttgtctttgtctgtactttttgttattatttttgtATCATGATGTTGTCCTATTTGCTTGGTTATTTTGTGCGTGATGAGCCTAATGACACATTTCTGTTTTTATAAACCACACTTACTTTATACAGTTGTATTATTGGCATTTTATTGTAAGACATTTCCAAAGAGTGGCTAATTGTTGCGAGGATGTCGAACTTGTTACACAGTACTTTTTTTGTATTTCAGTAGCAGTCACAAAATAGTTTTCCATGCATAGCCTATATGTTgtgagaacaaaaacaaattttatgtttaattattgacaatacaaaacaatttgTTCACAGATCTTCGATCCAGCGGTTTtgaaagtggacagacagacacacaattattatacaaaaaataaagttatctgacaaattgtccagcAAACATTATGTATTACAATATATATGCATGGATAACTGTTCTGttgattcattcgcttgcggcttcgtggcaggcggaagacaaaatcagccagataagttttcgttattgtttgtctgttcacttaaaagaccgttgggtcaatatatttgtgaaagtattgttttgtcaa
Encoded here:
- the LOC138981257 gene encoding uncharacterized protein, which translates into the protein MLIMHPHTFLLQAVCQSLVADTTAKAVQLCCCSDQLSQPASYWDVTDDVLSQLSTWWQHRMPCTPDTQLTDEQYLDIVARFVGPATTVSVPCYNGVRVEVRTAGQAVAELGRRLARLVLTLQQLDLMNRDPPRVCITGPPGTGKTVVLVQQALRWLLQGNDVQVISTRFSSRAVNAIITDHIQWSLRPSTGLHQTASQKPGTMTYHQFDFYKGEADTDTAIKKLEACEKDGKLFVLIDEAHFIARDDAGKRHTKLISELTQSVPELHLWAACVQHIDIPKELQHEEFTVPLRCAPVIQRVITPVVKMVSKQVREYTDCGVPAPGDGLRVVELSHHGNDHTGQWPAECNKCGKEVAAELRRLDVGRAGGTLTNSPAALSYRDVFILTRSSELHDDAKDDAGNVTSPASGVVRGLRDAGVPVCVLAQQDAQQNKAQRKKDVESVALAKEDEVTVTHYGDVQGLERRVVVVLQGKTNVADKHRRKNDIEVVDILDAVSRCTTQLIVVKKEEKMCVVL